A stretch of the Osmerus mordax isolate fOsmMor3 chromosome 12, fOsmMor3.pri, whole genome shotgun sequence genome encodes the following:
- the immt gene encoding MICOS complex subunit MIC60 isoform X1, producing the protein MLRVCLKGANSAARKCLCGNAALHPLQPCRRYTSGASGGSAGKVVAGGLLAAAGGLGGTVVYAGWDPKFRTTVEKNVPYSNQLFGMVLGPVPAPVGKKPAKVEPLQISSMSEVSKDSKLPKTKEPEPEAPVEAPATAPEPAPPAPPTIEEASASAAQIISAISDVPSMPAPGCNDTQAPLPPSHVEEAPAAEECKECAHEHAPAPAMAERPVEEVAARLAQQDKAEEDLLASMASTLEESLGNSAKVTLQAIGAQEAALLAIAQHTYKLKEAMEAEAPPDKKSAQWRALEDALSERSRHVDEAGAALLKAKEELEKLRAVIDGAKDSNISAARPQILAAEENLHSMVVDLDGVVTKVQTAQTEAKIVSQYSDLVTEAKVQFQKELNSITPEIQANWKGLTGKLTQDDLNSLIAHAHRRIDQLNRELAEQRVREQIHLEAALEQLKAEDLKAQEAAIATALEHNREQLRLEQEKKVEEVRDVMEAEMRTQLRRQAAAHTDHLRDVLKVQEQELRAEAEEVLNSKMLEQETAYRRLTQEQLDSFTLDMNAAYARLKGVEEAIDSHVIAEEEARKAHQLWLSVEALNYTLRTASAETPTEPLEGAVDAVRQSCSDNEFAQTLATALPAESLSRGIYSEASLRARFHAIRQLVRRVALIDETRNSLYQYFLSYLQAALLFEEPQQVPPTALADEDLDPFRLLAYASYSLEHGDLELAAKLLNQLRGEARRVAQDWLTEARLTLETRQVVSLLSAYANAVGLGTTQAP; encoded by the exons ATGCTGCGAGTCTGCTTGAAAGGGGCAAATTCTGCAGCGCGG AAGTGCCTGTGTGGAAatgcagccctccaccccctgcaGCCCTGTCGTCGCTACACCTCTGGAGCATCAGG GGGCTCCGCTGGGAAGGTTGTGGCTGGCGGTCTGCTGGCGGCGGCAGGGGGCCTGGGAGGCACAGTCGTCTATGCCGGCTGGGACCCCAAGTTCCGGACCACCGTGGAAAAGAACGTCCCCTACTCCAACCAGCTGTTTGGCATGGTGCTCGGACCCGTCCCTGCCCCAGTAGGGAAGAAACCA GCCAAGGTGGAGCCCCTCCAGATCTCCTCTATGTCTGAGGTTTCCAAGGACTCCAAGCTGCCCAAGACCAAGGAACCGGAGCCGGAGGCCCCAGTGGAGGCTCCCGCCACAGCCCCAGAGCccgcccctccagccccacccacCATAGAGG AGGCCTCTGCTTCAGCGGCCCAGATCATATCAGCCATCAGCGATGTGCCCTCTATGCCCGCTCCGGGCTGCAACGACACACAGGCCCCGCTCCCCCCCAGCCACGTGGAGGAGGCTCCTGCAG CAGAAGAATGTAAAGAGTGTGCTCATGAACATGCGCCCGCGCCCGCCATGGCAGAGCgcccggtggaggaggtggcagCCAGGCTGGCACAGCAGGATAAGGCAGAGGAGGACCTGCTGGCCT CCATGGCGTCCACTCTTGAGGAGTCCCTGGGGAACTCGGCCAAGGTGACTCTGCAGGCCATCGGGGCCCAGGAGGCCGCGCTGCTGGCCATCGCCCAGCACACATACAAGCTGAAGGAGGCCATGGAGGCCGAG gctcCTCCGGATAAGAAGTCAGCTCAGTGGAGGGCTCTGGAGGACGCGCTGAGTGAACGGAGCCGGCATGTGGACGAGGCTGGAGCGGCCCTGCTCAAGGCCAA ggaggagctggagaagctgaGAGCGGTGATCGACGGAGCGAAGGATTCCAACATCTCGGCCGCCAGACCTCAGATCCTGGCGGCCGAGGAGAACCTGCACAGCATGGTGGTGGACCTGGACGGTGTGGTCACCAAG gTCCAGACCGCCCAGACAGAGGCCAAGATTGTGTCTCAGTACAGCGACCTGGTGACGGAGGCCAAGGTCCAGTTCCAGAAGGAGCTCAACAGCATCACGCCGGAGATCCAGGCCAACTGGAAGGGCCTCA CAGGGAAGCTGACCCAGGATGACTTGAACTCTCTGATCGCCCATGCCCATCGGCGCATCGACCAGTTGAACCGCGAGCTGGCGGAGCAGCGCGTGCGAGAGCAGATCCACCTGGAGGCGGCTCTGGAGCAGCTGAAGGCCGAGGACCTCAAGGCCCAAGAGGCCGCCATCGCCACCGCCCTGGAACACAACCGGGAACAGctgaggctggagcaggagaagaag gtggaggaggtacGTGATGTGATGGAGGCTGAGATGAGGACCCAGCTGCGCAGACAGGCCGCCGCCCACACGGACCATCTGAGAGACGTACTGAAGGTGCAAGAGCAGGAGCTGCGGGCCGAGGCAGAGGAg gTGCTCAACAGTAAGATGCTGGAGCAGGAGACGGCCTACCGCAGGCTGACCCAGGAACAGCTGGACAGCTTCACCCTGGACATGAACGCTGCCTACGCCAGGCTGAAGGGCGTGGAGGAGGCCATCGACa GTCACGTGATCGCCGAGGAGGAAGCCCGCAAGGCCCACCAGCTGTGGCTGTCCGTGGAGGCTCTCAACTACACCCTGCGGACCGCCTCGGCCGAGACCCCCACCGAGCCCCTGGAGGGCGCCGTCGACGCCGTGCGCCAGAGCTGCTCCGACAACGAGTTTGCCCAGACCCTGGCCACGGCCCTGCCCGCCGAGTCCCTGAGCCGCGGCATCTACAGCGAGGCGTCGCTCCGCGCCCGCTTCCACGCCATCCGCCAGCTGGTGCGCCGCGTGGCGCTCATCGACGAGACCCGCAACAGCCTGTACCAGTACTTCCTGTCCTACCTGCAGGCCGCTCTGCTGTTCGAGGAGCCCCAGCAGGTGCCGCCGACGGCGCTCGCGGACGAGGACCTGGATCCCTTCCGCCTGCTGGCGTACGCTTCCTACAGCCTGGAGCACGGGGACCTGGAGCTGGCCGCCAAGCTGCTGAACCAGCTGAGAGGCGAGGCGCGGCGCGTGGCCCAGGACTGGCTGACAGAGGCCCGGCTCACCCTGGAGACCAGGCAGGTGGTCAGCCTGCTGTCAGCCTACGCCAACGCCGTGGGGCTGGGTACCACACAGGCTCCCTaa
- the immt gene encoding MICOS complex subunit MIC60 isoform X5 produces the protein MLRVCLKGANSAARKCLCGNAALHPLQPCRRYTSGASGGSAGKVVAGGLLAAAGGLGGTVVYAGWDPKFRTTVEKNVPYSNQLFGMVLGPVPAPVGKKPAKVEPLQISSMSEVSKDSKLPKTKEPEPEAPVEAPATAPEPAPPAPPTIEEASASAAQIISAISDVPSMPAPGCNDTQAPLPPSHVEEAPAAMASTLEESLGNSAKVTLQAIGAQEAALLAIAQHTYKLKEAMEAEAPPDKKSAQWRALEDALSERSRHVDEAGAALLKAKEELEKLRAVIDGAKDSNISAARPQILAAEENLHSMVVDLDGVVTKVQTAQTEAKIVSQYSDLVTEAKVQFQKELNSITPEIQANWKGLTGKLTQDDLNSLIAHAHRRIDQLNRELAEQRVREQIHLEAALEQLKAEDLKAQEAAIATALEHNREQLRLEQEKKVEEVRDVMEAEMRTQLRRQAAAHTDHLRDVLKVQEQELRAEAEEVLNSKMLEQETAYRRLTQEQLDSFTLDMNAAYARLKGVEEAIDSHVIAEEEARKAHQLWLSVEALNYTLRTASAETPTEPLEGAVDAVRQSCSDNEFAQTLATALPAESLSRGIYSEASLRARFHAIRQLVRRVALIDETRNSLYQYFLSYLQAALLFEEPQQVPPTALADEDLDPFRLLAYASYSLEHGDLELAAKLLNQLRGEARRVAQDWLTEARLTLETRQVVSLLSAYANAVGLGTTQAP, from the exons ATGCTGCGAGTCTGCTTGAAAGGGGCAAATTCTGCAGCGCGG AAGTGCCTGTGTGGAAatgcagccctccaccccctgcaGCCCTGTCGTCGCTACACCTCTGGAGCATCAGG GGGCTCCGCTGGGAAGGTTGTGGCTGGCGGTCTGCTGGCGGCGGCAGGGGGCCTGGGAGGCACAGTCGTCTATGCCGGCTGGGACCCCAAGTTCCGGACCACCGTGGAAAAGAACGTCCCCTACTCCAACCAGCTGTTTGGCATGGTGCTCGGACCCGTCCCTGCCCCAGTAGGGAAGAAACCA GCCAAGGTGGAGCCCCTCCAGATCTCCTCTATGTCTGAGGTTTCCAAGGACTCCAAGCTGCCCAAGACCAAGGAACCGGAGCCGGAGGCCCCAGTGGAGGCTCCCGCCACAGCCCCAGAGCccgcccctccagccccacccacCATAGAGG AGGCCTCTGCTTCAGCGGCCCAGATCATATCAGCCATCAGCGATGTGCCCTCTATGCCCGCTCCGGGCTGCAACGACACACAGGCCCCGCTCCCCCCCAGCCACGTGGAGGAGGCTCCTGCAG CCATGGCGTCCACTCTTGAGGAGTCCCTGGGGAACTCGGCCAAGGTGACTCTGCAGGCCATCGGGGCCCAGGAGGCCGCGCTGCTGGCCATCGCCCAGCACACATACAAGCTGAAGGAGGCCATGGAGGCCGAG gctcCTCCGGATAAGAAGTCAGCTCAGTGGAGGGCTCTGGAGGACGCGCTGAGTGAACGGAGCCGGCATGTGGACGAGGCTGGAGCGGCCCTGCTCAAGGCCAA ggaggagctggagaagctgaGAGCGGTGATCGACGGAGCGAAGGATTCCAACATCTCGGCCGCCAGACCTCAGATCCTGGCGGCCGAGGAGAACCTGCACAGCATGGTGGTGGACCTGGACGGTGTGGTCACCAAG gTCCAGACCGCCCAGACAGAGGCCAAGATTGTGTCTCAGTACAGCGACCTGGTGACGGAGGCCAAGGTCCAGTTCCAGAAGGAGCTCAACAGCATCACGCCGGAGATCCAGGCCAACTGGAAGGGCCTCA CAGGGAAGCTGACCCAGGATGACTTGAACTCTCTGATCGCCCATGCCCATCGGCGCATCGACCAGTTGAACCGCGAGCTGGCGGAGCAGCGCGTGCGAGAGCAGATCCACCTGGAGGCGGCTCTGGAGCAGCTGAAGGCCGAGGACCTCAAGGCCCAAGAGGCCGCCATCGCCACCGCCCTGGAACACAACCGGGAACAGctgaggctggagcaggagaagaag gtggaggaggtacGTGATGTGATGGAGGCTGAGATGAGGACCCAGCTGCGCAGACAGGCCGCCGCCCACACGGACCATCTGAGAGACGTACTGAAGGTGCAAGAGCAGGAGCTGCGGGCCGAGGCAGAGGAg gTGCTCAACAGTAAGATGCTGGAGCAGGAGACGGCCTACCGCAGGCTGACCCAGGAACAGCTGGACAGCTTCACCCTGGACATGAACGCTGCCTACGCCAGGCTGAAGGGCGTGGAGGAGGCCATCGACa GTCACGTGATCGCCGAGGAGGAAGCCCGCAAGGCCCACCAGCTGTGGCTGTCCGTGGAGGCTCTCAACTACACCCTGCGGACCGCCTCGGCCGAGACCCCCACCGAGCCCCTGGAGGGCGCCGTCGACGCCGTGCGCCAGAGCTGCTCCGACAACGAGTTTGCCCAGACCCTGGCCACGGCCCTGCCCGCCGAGTCCCTGAGCCGCGGCATCTACAGCGAGGCGTCGCTCCGCGCCCGCTTCCACGCCATCCGCCAGCTGGTGCGCCGCGTGGCGCTCATCGACGAGACCCGCAACAGCCTGTACCAGTACTTCCTGTCCTACCTGCAGGCCGCTCTGCTGTTCGAGGAGCCCCAGCAGGTGCCGCCGACGGCGCTCGCGGACGAGGACCTGGATCCCTTCCGCCTGCTGGCGTACGCTTCCTACAGCCTGGAGCACGGGGACCTGGAGCTGGCCGCCAAGCTGCTGAACCAGCTGAGAGGCGAGGCGCGGCGCGTGGCCCAGGACTGGCTGACAGAGGCCCGGCTCACCCTGGAGACCAGGCAGGTGGTCAGCCTGCTGTCAGCCTACGCCAACGCCGTGGGGCTGGGTACCACACAGGCTCCCTaa
- the immt gene encoding MICOS complex subunit MIC60 isoform X2, with the protein MLRVCLKGANSAARKCLCGNAALHPLQPCRRYTSGASGGSAGKVVAGGLLAAAGGLGGTVVYAGWDPKFRTTVEKNVPYSNQLFGMVLGPVPAPVGKKPAKVEPLQISSMSEVSKDSKLPKTKEPEPEAPVEAPATAPEPAPPAPPTIEEASASAAQIISAISDVPSMPAPGCNDTQAPLPPSHVEEAPAEECKECAHEHAPAPAMAERPVEEVAARLAQQDKAEEDLLASMASTLEESLGNSAKVTLQAIGAQEAALLAIAQHTYKLKEAMEAEAPPDKKSAQWRALEDALSERSRHVDEAGAALLKAKEELEKLRAVIDGAKDSNISAARPQILAAEENLHSMVVDLDGVVTKVQTAQTEAKIVSQYSDLVTEAKVQFQKELNSITPEIQANWKGLTGKLTQDDLNSLIAHAHRRIDQLNRELAEQRVREQIHLEAALEQLKAEDLKAQEAAIATALEHNREQLRLEQEKKVEEVRDVMEAEMRTQLRRQAAAHTDHLRDVLKVQEQELRAEAEEVLNSKMLEQETAYRRLTQEQLDSFTLDMNAAYARLKGVEEAIDSHVIAEEEARKAHQLWLSVEALNYTLRTASAETPTEPLEGAVDAVRQSCSDNEFAQTLATALPAESLSRGIYSEASLRARFHAIRQLVRRVALIDETRNSLYQYFLSYLQAALLFEEPQQVPPTALADEDLDPFRLLAYASYSLEHGDLELAAKLLNQLRGEARRVAQDWLTEARLTLETRQVVSLLSAYANAVGLGTTQAP; encoded by the exons ATGCTGCGAGTCTGCTTGAAAGGGGCAAATTCTGCAGCGCGG AAGTGCCTGTGTGGAAatgcagccctccaccccctgcaGCCCTGTCGTCGCTACACCTCTGGAGCATCAGG GGGCTCCGCTGGGAAGGTTGTGGCTGGCGGTCTGCTGGCGGCGGCAGGGGGCCTGGGAGGCACAGTCGTCTATGCCGGCTGGGACCCCAAGTTCCGGACCACCGTGGAAAAGAACGTCCCCTACTCCAACCAGCTGTTTGGCATGGTGCTCGGACCCGTCCCTGCCCCAGTAGGGAAGAAACCA GCCAAGGTGGAGCCCCTCCAGATCTCCTCTATGTCTGAGGTTTCCAAGGACTCCAAGCTGCCCAAGACCAAGGAACCGGAGCCGGAGGCCCCAGTGGAGGCTCCCGCCACAGCCCCAGAGCccgcccctccagccccacccacCATAGAGG AGGCCTCTGCTTCAGCGGCCCAGATCATATCAGCCATCAGCGATGTGCCCTCTATGCCCGCTCCGGGCTGCAACGACACACAGGCCCCGCTCCCCCCCAGCCACGTGGAGGAGGCTCCTGCAG AAGAATGTAAAGAGTGTGCTCATGAACATGCGCCCGCGCCCGCCATGGCAGAGCgcccggtggaggaggtggcagCCAGGCTGGCACAGCAGGATAAGGCAGAGGAGGACCTGCTGGCCT CCATGGCGTCCACTCTTGAGGAGTCCCTGGGGAACTCGGCCAAGGTGACTCTGCAGGCCATCGGGGCCCAGGAGGCCGCGCTGCTGGCCATCGCCCAGCACACATACAAGCTGAAGGAGGCCATGGAGGCCGAG gctcCTCCGGATAAGAAGTCAGCTCAGTGGAGGGCTCTGGAGGACGCGCTGAGTGAACGGAGCCGGCATGTGGACGAGGCTGGAGCGGCCCTGCTCAAGGCCAA ggaggagctggagaagctgaGAGCGGTGATCGACGGAGCGAAGGATTCCAACATCTCGGCCGCCAGACCTCAGATCCTGGCGGCCGAGGAGAACCTGCACAGCATGGTGGTGGACCTGGACGGTGTGGTCACCAAG gTCCAGACCGCCCAGACAGAGGCCAAGATTGTGTCTCAGTACAGCGACCTGGTGACGGAGGCCAAGGTCCAGTTCCAGAAGGAGCTCAACAGCATCACGCCGGAGATCCAGGCCAACTGGAAGGGCCTCA CAGGGAAGCTGACCCAGGATGACTTGAACTCTCTGATCGCCCATGCCCATCGGCGCATCGACCAGTTGAACCGCGAGCTGGCGGAGCAGCGCGTGCGAGAGCAGATCCACCTGGAGGCGGCTCTGGAGCAGCTGAAGGCCGAGGACCTCAAGGCCCAAGAGGCCGCCATCGCCACCGCCCTGGAACACAACCGGGAACAGctgaggctggagcaggagaagaag gtggaggaggtacGTGATGTGATGGAGGCTGAGATGAGGACCCAGCTGCGCAGACAGGCCGCCGCCCACACGGACCATCTGAGAGACGTACTGAAGGTGCAAGAGCAGGAGCTGCGGGCCGAGGCAGAGGAg gTGCTCAACAGTAAGATGCTGGAGCAGGAGACGGCCTACCGCAGGCTGACCCAGGAACAGCTGGACAGCTTCACCCTGGACATGAACGCTGCCTACGCCAGGCTGAAGGGCGTGGAGGAGGCCATCGACa GTCACGTGATCGCCGAGGAGGAAGCCCGCAAGGCCCACCAGCTGTGGCTGTCCGTGGAGGCTCTCAACTACACCCTGCGGACCGCCTCGGCCGAGACCCCCACCGAGCCCCTGGAGGGCGCCGTCGACGCCGTGCGCCAGAGCTGCTCCGACAACGAGTTTGCCCAGACCCTGGCCACGGCCCTGCCCGCCGAGTCCCTGAGCCGCGGCATCTACAGCGAGGCGTCGCTCCGCGCCCGCTTCCACGCCATCCGCCAGCTGGTGCGCCGCGTGGCGCTCATCGACGAGACCCGCAACAGCCTGTACCAGTACTTCCTGTCCTACCTGCAGGCCGCTCTGCTGTTCGAGGAGCCCCAGCAGGTGCCGCCGACGGCGCTCGCGGACGAGGACCTGGATCCCTTCCGCCTGCTGGCGTACGCTTCCTACAGCCTGGAGCACGGGGACCTGGAGCTGGCCGCCAAGCTGCTGAACCAGCTGAGAGGCGAGGCGCGGCGCGTGGCCCAGGACTGGCTGACAGAGGCCCGGCTCACCCTGGAGACCAGGCAGGTGGTCAGCCTGCTGTCAGCCTACGCCAACGCCGTGGGGCTGGGTACCACACAGGCTCCCTaa
- the immt gene encoding MICOS complex subunit MIC60 isoform X3: MLRVCLKGANSAARKCLCGNAALHPLQPCRRYTSGASGGSAGKVVAGGLLAAAGGLGGTVVYAGWDPKFRTTVEKNVPYSNQLFGMVLGPVPAPVGKKPAKVEPLQISSMSEVSKDSKLPKTKEPEPEAPVEAPATAPEPAPPAPPTIEEASASAAQIISAISDVPSMPAPGCNDTQAPLPPSHVEEAPAAEECKECAHEHAPAPAMAERPVEEVAARLAQQDKAEEDLLASMASTLEESLGNSAKVTLQAIGAQEAALLAIAQHTYKLKEAMEAEAPPDKKSAQWRALEDALSERSRHVDEAGAALLKAKEELEKLRAVIDGAKDSNISAARPQILAAEENLHSMVVDLDGVVTKVQTAQTEAKIVSQYSDLVTEAKVQFQKELNSITPEIQANWKGLRKLTQDDLNSLIAHAHRRIDQLNRELAEQRVREQIHLEAALEQLKAEDLKAQEAAIATALEHNREQLRLEQEKKVEEVRDVMEAEMRTQLRRQAAAHTDHLRDVLKVQEQELRAEAEEVLNSKMLEQETAYRRLTQEQLDSFTLDMNAAYARLKGVEEAIDSHVIAEEEARKAHQLWLSVEALNYTLRTASAETPTEPLEGAVDAVRQSCSDNEFAQTLATALPAESLSRGIYSEASLRARFHAIRQLVRRVALIDETRNSLYQYFLSYLQAALLFEEPQQVPPTALADEDLDPFRLLAYASYSLEHGDLELAAKLLNQLRGEARRVAQDWLTEARLTLETRQVVSLLSAYANAVGLGTTQAP; the protein is encoded by the exons ATGCTGCGAGTCTGCTTGAAAGGGGCAAATTCTGCAGCGCGG AAGTGCCTGTGTGGAAatgcagccctccaccccctgcaGCCCTGTCGTCGCTACACCTCTGGAGCATCAGG GGGCTCCGCTGGGAAGGTTGTGGCTGGCGGTCTGCTGGCGGCGGCAGGGGGCCTGGGAGGCACAGTCGTCTATGCCGGCTGGGACCCCAAGTTCCGGACCACCGTGGAAAAGAACGTCCCCTACTCCAACCAGCTGTTTGGCATGGTGCTCGGACCCGTCCCTGCCCCAGTAGGGAAGAAACCA GCCAAGGTGGAGCCCCTCCAGATCTCCTCTATGTCTGAGGTTTCCAAGGACTCCAAGCTGCCCAAGACCAAGGAACCGGAGCCGGAGGCCCCAGTGGAGGCTCCCGCCACAGCCCCAGAGCccgcccctccagccccacccacCATAGAGG AGGCCTCTGCTTCAGCGGCCCAGATCATATCAGCCATCAGCGATGTGCCCTCTATGCCCGCTCCGGGCTGCAACGACACACAGGCCCCGCTCCCCCCCAGCCACGTGGAGGAGGCTCCTGCAG CAGAAGAATGTAAAGAGTGTGCTCATGAACATGCGCCCGCGCCCGCCATGGCAGAGCgcccggtggaggaggtggcagCCAGGCTGGCACAGCAGGATAAGGCAGAGGAGGACCTGCTGGCCT CCATGGCGTCCACTCTTGAGGAGTCCCTGGGGAACTCGGCCAAGGTGACTCTGCAGGCCATCGGGGCCCAGGAGGCCGCGCTGCTGGCCATCGCCCAGCACACATACAAGCTGAAGGAGGCCATGGAGGCCGAG gctcCTCCGGATAAGAAGTCAGCTCAGTGGAGGGCTCTGGAGGACGCGCTGAGTGAACGGAGCCGGCATGTGGACGAGGCTGGAGCGGCCCTGCTCAAGGCCAA ggaggagctggagaagctgaGAGCGGTGATCGACGGAGCGAAGGATTCCAACATCTCGGCCGCCAGACCTCAGATCCTGGCGGCCGAGGAGAACCTGCACAGCATGGTGGTGGACCTGGACGGTGTGGTCACCAAG gTCCAGACCGCCCAGACAGAGGCCAAGATTGTGTCTCAGTACAGCGACCTGGTGACGGAGGCCAAGGTCCAGTTCCAGAAGGAGCTCAACAGCATCACGCCGGAGATCCAGGCCAACTGGAAGGGCCTCA GGAAGCTGACCCAGGATGACTTGAACTCTCTGATCGCCCATGCCCATCGGCGCATCGACCAGTTGAACCGCGAGCTGGCGGAGCAGCGCGTGCGAGAGCAGATCCACCTGGAGGCGGCTCTGGAGCAGCTGAAGGCCGAGGACCTCAAGGCCCAAGAGGCCGCCATCGCCACCGCCCTGGAACACAACCGGGAACAGctgaggctggagcaggagaagaag gtggaggaggtacGTGATGTGATGGAGGCTGAGATGAGGACCCAGCTGCGCAGACAGGCCGCCGCCCACACGGACCATCTGAGAGACGTACTGAAGGTGCAAGAGCAGGAGCTGCGGGCCGAGGCAGAGGAg gTGCTCAACAGTAAGATGCTGGAGCAGGAGACGGCCTACCGCAGGCTGACCCAGGAACAGCTGGACAGCTTCACCCTGGACATGAACGCTGCCTACGCCAGGCTGAAGGGCGTGGAGGAGGCCATCGACa GTCACGTGATCGCCGAGGAGGAAGCCCGCAAGGCCCACCAGCTGTGGCTGTCCGTGGAGGCTCTCAACTACACCCTGCGGACCGCCTCGGCCGAGACCCCCACCGAGCCCCTGGAGGGCGCCGTCGACGCCGTGCGCCAGAGCTGCTCCGACAACGAGTTTGCCCAGACCCTGGCCACGGCCCTGCCCGCCGAGTCCCTGAGCCGCGGCATCTACAGCGAGGCGTCGCTCCGCGCCCGCTTCCACGCCATCCGCCAGCTGGTGCGCCGCGTGGCGCTCATCGACGAGACCCGCAACAGCCTGTACCAGTACTTCCTGTCCTACCTGCAGGCCGCTCTGCTGTTCGAGGAGCCCCAGCAGGTGCCGCCGACGGCGCTCGCGGACGAGGACCTGGATCCCTTCCGCCTGCTGGCGTACGCTTCCTACAGCCTGGAGCACGGGGACCTGGAGCTGGCCGCCAAGCTGCTGAACCAGCTGAGAGGCGAGGCGCGGCGCGTGGCCCAGGACTGGCTGACAGAGGCCCGGCTCACCCTGGAGACCAGGCAGGTGGTCAGCCTGCTGTCAGCCTACGCCAACGCCGTGGGGCTGGGTACCACACAGGCTCCCTaa